In one window of Acanthopagrus latus isolate v.2019 chromosome 15, fAcaLat1.1, whole genome shotgun sequence DNA:
- the chchd1 gene encoding coiled-coil-helix-coiled-coil-helix domain-containing protein 1 has protein sequence MAAQGGIQFQEKVRMLLSRQNGKPVLKPNRTLALKDAVSNCKLKKGEATCITEMSVLMACWKQNNFLDGLCSNEVKDFYICVEKAQAAMKNKSEQTKMQGGRLHPKQATTLLKRFPNPRTEI, from the exons ATGGCGGCACAGGGAGGCATCCAGTTCCAGGAGAAGGTCAGAATGCTGCTCAGCAGACAGAACGGGAAACCAGTGCTCAAACCCAACAGGACTCTCGCTCTGAAAGATGCTGTATCTAACTGCAAACTGAAGAAAGGAG AGGCCACCTGTATTACAGAGATGTCAGTCCTGATGGCCTGTTGGAAGCAGAACAACTTTTTGGATGGTCTGTGCTCTAATGAGGTGAAGGATTTCTACATATGTGTTGAGAAGGCTCAG GCTGCTATGAAGAATAAGTCTGAGCAAACCAAGATGCAGGGAGGCCGTCTGCACCCAAAACAAGCCACAACACTGCTGAAGAGATTCCCCAACCCGCGCACTGAGATCTAA